In Hypomesus transpacificus isolate Combined female chromosome 25, fHypTra1, whole genome shotgun sequence, one DNA window encodes the following:
- the LOC124487159 gene encoding leucine-rich melanocyte differentiation-associated protein has translation MEAGTLLPAQVPAPGQPGRPPQVLGLKRLSFAYQSMLEIPYDIILAQRDTLEVLDLSYNLLEENPALLGEMDRLSTLILDCNNYSSHVKFPYMPRITTVWINKNKISNLPIFVEEIRCKFPNIKILSMMNNEAAPSYFNGGSFTQYLDYRQYVISQVPGLEILDDTEVLEKERVQAKKTYKMQRTREGSKKRRSELQQ, from the exons ATGGAAGCAGGCACGCTCCTACCTGCCCAGGTTCCTGCTCCGGGCCAGCCAGGGCGACCCCCCCAGGTTCTGGGCCTGAAGAGGCTCTCCTTTGCCTACCAGAGCATGTTGGAGATCCCCTATGACATCATCTTAGCCCAGCGTGATACCTTGGAAGTACTGGACCTCAGTTACAACCTCTTGGAGGA GAACCCTGCCCTGTTGGGAGAGATGGACAGGTTGAGCACTCTTATTCTGGACTGCAACAACTACTCGTCCCATGTCAAATTCCCTTACATGCCCAGAATCACCACTGTGTGGATCAACAAGAACAAGATTAGCAATCTGCCCATCTTTGTGGAAGAAATACGATGCAAATTCCCTAACATCAA GATTCTCAGTATGATGAACAACGAGGCAGCGCCTAGCTACTTCAATGGAGGGAGCTTTACCCAGTACTTAGACTATAG ACAGTATGTGATCAGCCAGGTTCCTGGCCTGGAGATTCTGGACGATACGGAGGttctggagaaggagagagtccAGGCTAAGAAAACCTACAAGATGCAGAGAACCAGAGAAGGAAGTAAAAAAAGGAGGTCCGAGCTTCAGCAGTGA
- the LOC124486912 gene encoding ADAMTS-like protein 1 has protein sequence MLWFIPSPWLPCSRTCGAGTQRRTVRCQVLLSFSQTVADLPDPECQGPKPADSQPCYHTPCPGLEEEEEGDWAPQKEELHDWEMEGFSECSRSCGTGLREAVWICLNKQTREAADESQCVSSDRPPQLLQSCSTQHCPPRYHLSTQHCPPRYHLSTQYCPPRWEAGLWTSCSATCGVGLMTRSVACMRRPSPDSNQTERVRDEDCRGPKPNPLQACNRFDCPPMWDLQAWGQCSRSCGGGARTREVLCKQRLSDGSVLELPDTFCPKTSPSSQQPCGLQQCPAQWVTTSWSQCSVTCGEGLQRRHAACRRPGEGDQYQAEAPQACAPTPQPSTARPCSPGPCQKPSRSDKTEPGIQAQRKVYIQLRRDKKLHVVAGGYAYLLPWTSVQLRCPARLRGGHTHWLKDGKLLAVLPHLGDVHIQHLRASDAGVYTCVAGQARENMVLKVISSKQKVNQQAGNSAGDRTQEVFRYDAIVQLLLNQRGASQDSAGFAEDKNGSTQDQAGRFHPQPPQRSGGTGGGAGRRLAPRRALREPGREQRIHPAAVTTTRGLRAPWRSEAAHLQGLTTPSAVVVRVGTPVVLHRQVGSVELKCEVSGGQDPTVTWTKDGKEILYSGRVVLQKDGSLKILSPGQTDTGLYTCSTPGHLGSSSLASWMHVAGEREGNCSNNIENSSLCPDRGNNSRSHCRGQACPLRWLASPWSLCSASCGGGVQSRRVSCLSGPEGGASRVAAQRCVEGAGRRPGDRRPCNTLPCVRWAVSGWGPCQGHCVGLRLATQHRHIYCQDLNATKVSHRMCSDLHRPSSCRNCSSEACALQWRVGPWTQCTASCGRHGFQSRRVTCAHLSSGKAAQEHHCTWRPRPSSWQRCNILSCGNAGECLDSSRYCEKVQQLDLCLLPQFKTRCCQSCQDT, from the exons ATGCTCTG GTTCATCCCCAGCCCATGGCTGCCTTGCAGTAGAACTTGTGGCGCAGGAACTcagaggaggacagtgaggtGTCAGGTCCTGCTGTCCTTCTCCCAGACCGTAGCTGACCTGCCCGACCCCGAGTGTCAGGGTCCCAAGCCGGCAGACAGCCAGCCCTGCTACCACACGCCCTGccctgggctggaggaggaggaggagggagattgGGCCCCTCAGAAAGAGGAGCTTCATgactgggagatggagggtttctCAGAATGCTCCAGAAGCTGTGGAACAG GGCTACGGGAGGCGGTGTGGATCTGCCTGAACAAGCAGACGAGGGAGGCTGCAGATGAGAGCCAGTGTGTGAGCTCCGACAGGCCTCCCCAGCTCCTGCAGAGCTGCAGCACCCAGCACTGCCCCCCCAG gtaccacctctccacccagcaCTGCCCCCCCAGGTACCACCTCTCCACCCAGTACTGCCCCCCCAG GTGGGAGGCGGGCCTGTGGACTTCCTGCTCGGCCACCTGTGGAGTGGGTCTGATGACGCGCTCGGTGGCGTGCATGCGGCGCCCGTCCCCAGACAGCAACCAGACGGAGAGGGTCAGGGACGAGGACTGTCGAGGCCCCAAACCCAACCCCCTCCAGGCGTGCAACCGCTTCGACTGCCCCCCCATGTGGGACCTGCAGGCCTGGGGACAG TGTTCCCGGagctgtgggggaggggcccGGACCAGAGAGGTGCTGTGCAAGCAGAGACTGTCTGACGGGAGCGTTCTGGAGTTACCAGACACGTTCTGCCCCAAGACCAGTCCTTCCTCCCAGCAGCCCTGTGGCCTGCAGCAGTGTCCTGCTCAGTGGGTCACCACCAGCTGGTCGCAG TGCTCGGTGACCTGTGGAGAGGGGCTCCAGAGGCGCCACGCGGCCTGcaggaggccaggggagggCGACCAGTACCAGGCCGAGGCCCCCCAGGCctgcgcccccaccccccagccctccaccgcGCGTCCCTGCTCCCCAGGGCCCTGCCAAA agcccAGCAGGTCTGACAAGACGGAGCCCGGCATCCAAGCCCAGAGGAAGGTCTACATCCAgctgaggagagacaagaagctGCATGTTGTGGCGGGCGGCTACGCCTACCTGCTCCCCTGGACCTCCGTGCAGCTCCGCTGCCCAGCCCGCCTCCGCGGCGGCCACACCCACTGGCTGAAGGACGGCAAGCTGCTCGCCGTCCTCCCCCACCTGGGCGACGTCCACATCCAGCACCTCCGGGCCTCGGACGCTGGGGTCTACACCTGTGTAGCGGGCCAAGCCCGGGAGAACATGGTGCTGAAGGTCATCAGCAGCAAGCAGAAGGTGAACCAGCAGGCTGGGAACTCGGCGGGTGATAGGACCCAGGAGGTGTTCCGGTACGACGCCATCGTTCAGCTCTTGCTCAACCAGAGAGGGGCCTCCCAGGATTCCGCGGGTTTCGCGGAGGACAAAAACGGGTCGACGCAGGACC AGGCTGGACGATTTCACCCACAACCTCCCCAAAGGTCTGGAGGGACgggagggggagcaggccgTCGCCTGGCTCCTCGCCGAGCTCTCCGGGAGCCAGGACGAGAGCAACGAATCCATCCTGCAGCCGTCACAACGACCAGAGGTCTCCGTGCTCCCTGGCGCTCGGAAGCAGCCCACCTTCAAGGACTCACC acgCCGTCTGCGGTGGTGGTCCGTGTGGGGACCCCGGTCGTCCTGCACAGACAGGTGGGCAGTGTGGAGCTGAAGTGTGAGGTGTCGGGAGGACAGGACCCCACCGTCACCTGGACCAAAGATGGGAAGGAGATACTTTACAGCGGCAG agtGGTCCTGCAGAAAGATGGCTCCCTGAAGATCCTGTCTCCAGGCCAGACGGACACAGGACTTTACACCTGCTCCACCCCGGGACACCTgggctcctcctccctggcctcctggaTGCACGTCGCAg GTGAGAGAGAAGGTAACTGTTCTAACAACATAGAGAACAGTTCACTCTGTCCAGACAGAGGAAACAACAGCCGGTCACACTGCCGTGGACAAGCCTGCCCCCTCAG GTGGCTTGCGTCCCCCTGGTCCCTATGCTCAGCCAGCTGTGGCGGGGGGGTGCAGAGCCGCAGGGTGAGCTGTCTGAGTGGGCCGGAGGGGGGGGCCAGCAGGGTGGCGGCCCAGCGCTGTGTGgaaggggcagggaggagaccCGGCGACAGGCGACCCTGCAACACTCTGCCCTGTGTGAGGTGGGCTGTATCTGGCTGGGGGCCG TGTCAGGGTCATTGTGTCGGTCTTCGTTTGGCCACCCAGCATCGTCACATCTACTGTCAAGACCTGAATGCCACCAAAGTCTCCCACAGAATGTGCAGTGACCTCCACAG GCCCAGCTCCTGCAGGAACTGCTCCTCAGAGGCGTGTGCTCTGCAGTGGCGTGTCGGACCCTGGACACAGTGCACGGCCTCCTGTGGTCGCCATGGCTTCCAGTCCCGACGTGTGACCTGCGCGCACCTGAGCAGCGGTAAAGCAGCCCAGGAACACCACTGCACCTGGAGGCCACGCCCCTCCAGCTGGCAACGATGCAATATCCTGTCCTGTGGAAACG CGGGCGAGTGTCTGGACAGCAGCAGATACTGTGAGAAGGTACAACAGCTGGacctctgtctgctgccacAGTTTAAAACGCGCTGTTGTCAGTCCTGCCAAGACACTTGA